From the Natrinema amylolyticum genome, the window TCCGGCTGAACACCGTCGTCTGTCCGCCGTACAACGCCGACTTCGACGGCGACGAGATGAACATGCACGCGCTGCAAAACGAGGAGGCCCGCGCCGAAGCGCGCGTCCTCATGCGCGTCCAAGAACAGATGCTCTCGCCGCGATTCGGTGAGAACATCATCGGGGCCATTCAGGACCACATCTCCGGGATGTACCTCCTGACCCACGACAACCCCCGATTCAACGAGACGCAGGCGCTCGACCTGCTCCGTGCCACCCGGATCGACGAACTCCCCGAACCGAGCGGCATCGACGACGAGGGCACGCCGTTCTGGACCGGGTACGACGTCTTCTCCGAACTGCTGCCCGACGATCTCGACCTCGAGTTCACGGGGACCATCGGCGACGAGGTCATCATCGAGGACGGCCAGTTGCTGCAGGGAACCATCGCCGAAGACGAGGTCGGCGAGTTCGGCGGCGAGATCGTCGACACGATCACGAAGGTCTACGGCAACACCCGCGCCCGGATCTTCGTCAACGAGGTCTCGACGCTGGCGATGCGTGCCATCATGCACTTCGGGTTCTCGATCGGGATCGACGACGAGACCATCCCCGAGGAAGCGCAGGCCCGCATCGACGAGACGATCGACGACGCCAACGACCGCGTCGAAGAGCTCATCGAGGCCTACGACCGCGGCGAACTCGAGAGTCTCCCGGGTCGAACCATCGACGAGACCCTCGAGATGAAGATTATGCAGACGCTCTCGCGTGCGCGTGACAACGCGGGTAACATCGCCGACGAGCACTTCCAGGACGACAACCCCGCCGTCGTTATGGCCAACTCCGGTGCCCGTGGGTCGATGCTCAACCTGACCCAGATGGCCGGCGCGGTCGGCCAGCAGGCGGTCCGCGGCGAGCGGATCAACCGCGGTTACGAGGACCGAACGCTCTCCCATTACGAGCCGAACGACCTCTCGGCGGAGGCACACGGCTTCGTTGAGAACTCCTACACGAGCGGCCTGACCCCGCGGGAGTTCTTCTTCCACGCGATGGGCGGCCGCGAGGGCCTGGTCGACACGGCAGTCCGGACATCGAAGTCCGGGTATCTGCAGCGTCGCCTGATCAACGCCCTCTCGGAACTCGAGACGCAGTACGACGGCACGGTCCGGGACACCTCGGACACGATCGTTCAGTTCGAGTTCGGTGAGGACGGGACCTCGCCGGTCAAGGTCTCCTCCGACGAGGACAACGACATCGACGTCGAGCACATCGCCGACCGCGTGCTCGACTCCGAGTTCGACTCCGAAGAGGACCGCCAGGAGTTCCTCGGGTCCAAGCCGCGGCCGACGAACCTCTCCGAACATGCCGACGATCGACTGACTGAGGGCACGGAGGTGACCTCCGATGACTAACGTCGAGTACGCCGTCGACGACGACACGATCGCAGTCGTCGAAGACACCGACCTTCCGCGGCGGCTCAAAGACGAGGTCTACGAGACGCTCGAGGCCCGCGAGGGCGCGACGGTCGAGGAGGCGGACGAACTCGCGAAGGCCGTCGAGACCCGCTACCTCGACACCCGCGTCGACCCGCTCGACCCCGTCGGGACGGTCTCGGCGCAGTCGATCGGCGAACCCGGGACGCAGCTGACGATGAACACGTTCCACTACGCCGGCGTCGCCGAGATCGACGTGACCCAGGGGCTGCCCCGGCTGATCGAGCTGGTCGACGCTCGAAAGACGCCAGACACGCCGATGATGACCGTCTACCTCGAGGACGAGTACGCGACCGAACGCGAGAAGGCCCACGAGGTCGTCTGGAACATCGAGGCGACACAGATCCTCGCGCTGGGCGACGTCTCGACGAACGTCGCGGACATGCGCGTTCAGATCTCGCTCAACGAGGACACGCTCCAGGAACGGATGATCACGGCCGAGGAGGTCGCCGGGATCATCGAGGACTCGCTCGGTGTGAAGACGATCCAGCAGGGGTCCCAAATCGAGTTCGGCCCCGAAGAGCCGTCCTACCGCGATCTCCTTCAGCTCGTCGAGGAGCTCCGCGACATTACGTTCAAGGGAATCGAGGAGGTCTCTCGGGTCGTCATCCGTCGGGAAGAACTCGACAACGGCAACGAGGAGTTCGTCCTCTACACCGAGGGTTCGGCCTTCGGTGACGCCTTGGAGATCGAGGGCGTCGACGCCTCGCGAACGACGTGTAACAACATCCACGAGATCCACCGCAATCTCGGTATCGAGGCCGCTCGCGAGGCGATCATCGAGGAGACGAACAACACGCTCGCCGAACAGGGACTGGACGACGTGAACGTCCGGCACCTGATGCTCGTTGCGGACATGATGACGAACCGCGGCGAGATCGAGTCGATCGGTCGGCACGGAATTTCGGGATCGAAGGAATCGGTGCTGGCCCGCGCGGCGTTCGAGGTGACGGTTAATCACCTGCTCAACGCCGCGATCCACGGTGAGATCGACGATCTCGACGGCGTAACGGAGAACGTCATCGTCGGGAAGCCGATCAAGCTCGGCACCGGCGACGTCGATCTCAGGATGGGGTCGACGACCTCCGGCAGCAGTCAGGCAGACTGATCGATGGGCGTTACCCTCGATGACGACGCCCGACAGTATCTCGCCGTGTTCGAGGACGTGACAGGCGTTGACGGCCGAGATTGTCTCGTCACCGAGGGCGGTGACCGGCTCCTGATCCTCGTCGCCAGTGGCGGGATGGGCGAAGCGATCGGTCCCGGCGGTCGAACGGTAAAGCGATTCGAAGAACGCGCCGACGCTCAGGTTCGACTCGTCGAGGACGCGGACGATCCCGAGGTGTTCGTCGCGAACGTGCTCGCACCGGCAGTCGTCTACAACGTTACGATTAGCGAGAACAACGACACCGTCGCGTACGTCGAAGTCGCCGAAGACGACCACGGTATCGCGATCGGGACGAACGGACGGACGATCGACGCCGCTCGACGGCTCGTAGATCGTCACTTCGGCATCGACGACGTCCAGCTCATTTAATCGCTCTTTTGGCCTGTACCGGTCTTTCCATCGGACTCGCTGTCAGTCGAACAGTTCGCGTCCAGTGATCGGATCGCGGACTCTCGAAGAGGGAAACTGTTCCGTAGTCTCCAGTTGAAAGGACAGATCTCTTCGTCTCTGATTCATGTAGGTGCGTTTGAATTATTGCAGATCGTTCATACCGTAGTAATGTACGGTAGGAATCTAGAGGGCAAAGAACGGCACGCTCGCACCTCATGCGGACCGTAGTGATAGCAGCCAGTTGTTATCACTCGTGAATGTATTATCCAAACCAATAAGCAGATTCCACCGAGAGAGGGAGTCGTATGACGGAGACAAGCGAGTTATCTGCCGGAGAGGAAGACGTGGACGAACTCGACATCGCGCCGGAAAGCGGGTGGAACGCCATGTATATCGACGGAGAGTGGGTCCCTGCCGACGATCGGGACCTGATCGACGTCGAAAACCCCGCGACGCGGACGACGCTGACGACGGTTCCCTCGGGGACCGAGGACGATGTCGACGAGGCGTATGCGACCGCGGAGGCGGCCCAAGCGGAGTGGGGAGAGCGACCGCCACAGGAGCGCGCCGCGATCGTCTCCGAGGCCTGTGAGTTACTGGGCGAGTACGCCGACGATCTCGAGACGCTGTTCGCTGTCGAGTGCGGCGGTGTCGGGCTGAAGGCTGATTTCGAGACCCAGCTCGCACAGGGCACGATGGATGTCGGCGCCGGACTGGCGATGCGCGACGGCGGCCGTCGCACGGACTCGGTCACGCCCGGCAAGGAGAACCTCCTCGTGCGCGAACCGGCCGGGGTCGTCGGCGTCATCACGCCGTGGAACTTCCCGCTGTACCTCTCCAGCCGAGTCGTCGCGCCCGCTATCGCGCTTGGCAACAGCGTGGTGTTAAAGCCCGACGAGCACACCCCGCTGACGGGCGGGCTCGTGCTTGCGAAGGTCTTCGAGGAGGCCGGCCTTCCGGACGGCGTCCTGAACGTCGTCCCCGGCTACGGCCACGAGATCGGCGACCACTTCTCGGGACACTCGGTCCCGTCGGTGATGTCGTTTACCGGTTCCTCGGAAGTCGGACGGGGCGTCGGCCAGCGTGCCGTCGGCGCATACACGGAACCCGCACTCGAGCTGGGCGGGAACAACGCTCACGTCGTGCTATCGGACGCCGACTTAGAGCGGGCGATCGATGCCGGCGCGTTCGGGTCGTTCACCCATCAGGGACAGGAGTGCATCTCGATCAACCGCCACCTGGTTCACGAATCGCTGTACGACGAGTACGTGGCAGGGCTGGCCGACCGCGCCGAGCAGCTCCCCATCGGAAATCCGCTCGAGGAGGGGACGCTGGTCGGCCCGGTCATCAACGAGAGTCAGCGTGACAAGATCGTCGGGT encodes:
- the rpoA2 gene encoding DNA-directed RNA polymerase subunit A'' produces the protein MTNVEYAVDDDTIAVVEDTDLPRRLKDEVYETLEAREGATVEEADELAKAVETRYLDTRVDPLDPVGTVSAQSIGEPGTQLTMNTFHYAGVAEIDVTQGLPRLIELVDARKTPDTPMMTVYLEDEYATEREKAHEVVWNIEATQILALGDVSTNVADMRVQISLNEDTLQERMITAEEVAGIIEDSLGVKTIQQGSQIEFGPEEPSYRDLLQLVEELRDITFKGIEEVSRVVIRREELDNGNEEFVLYTEGSAFGDALEIEGVDASRTTCNNIHEIHRNLGIEAAREAIIEETNNTLAEQGLDDVNVRHLMLVADMMTNRGEIESIGRHGISGSKESVLARAAFEVTVNHLLNAAIHGEIDDLDGVTENVIVGKPIKLGTGDVDLRMGSTTSGSSQAD
- a CDS encoding NusA-like transcription termination signal-binding factor — translated: MGVTLDDDARQYLAVFEDVTGVDGRDCLVTEGGDRLLILVASGGMGEAIGPGGRTVKRFEERADAQVRLVEDADDPEVFVANVLAPAVVYNVTISENNDTVAYVEVAEDDHGIAIGTNGRTIDAARRLVDRHFGIDDVQLI
- a CDS encoding aldehyde dehydrogenase family protein gives rise to the protein MTETSELSAGEEDVDELDIAPESGWNAMYIDGEWVPADDRDLIDVENPATRTTLTTVPSGTEDDVDEAYATAEAAQAEWGERPPQERAAIVSEACELLGEYADDLETLFAVECGGVGLKADFETQLAQGTMDVGAGLAMRDGGRRTDSVTPGKENLLVREPAGVVGVITPWNFPLYLSSRVVAPAIALGNSVVLKPDEHTPLTGGLVLAKVFEEAGLPDGVLNVVPGYGHEIGDHFSGHSVPSVMSFTGSSEVGRGVGQRAVGAYTEPALELGGNNAHVVLSDADLERAIDAGAFGSFTHQGQECISINRHLVHESLYDEYVAGLADRAEQLPIGNPLEEGTLVGPVINESQRDKIVGFVEESVERGATVEAGGGHEGLFVEPTVLSDVSSDMPVACNEHFGPVAPVIPFETDEEAIRIANDTEYGLSGSVHSADVGRARDVADAMETGMVHINDQPLNDEPHVAFGGVGASGMGRYNDEWIMDTLTTLKWISIQREPREYPY